A single window of Microbispora hainanensis DNA harbors:
- a CDS encoding L-ribulose-5-phosphate 4-epimerase, which produces MIDELRREVCRLHAELVRYNLVAWTAGNVSGRVPGEDLFVIKPSGVSYDDLTPESIVVCDLDGNLVEGDLAPSSDTAAHAYVYRHMPEVNGVVHTHSTYASAWAARGEAIPCVLTAMADEFGGEIPVGPFALIGNDDIGKGIVATLTGHRSPAVLMQNHGVFTIGGSPKAAVKAAVMCEDVARTVHISRQLGEPLPIAQGDIDRLYDRYQNVYGQRSHL; this is translated from the coding sequence ATGATCGATGAACTTCGCAGGGAAGTCTGCCGGCTCCACGCCGAACTGGTGCGATACAACCTCGTCGCCTGGACGGCCGGCAACGTGTCGGGCCGGGTGCCGGGCGAGGACCTGTTCGTCATCAAGCCCAGCGGGGTGTCGTACGACGACCTGACCCCCGAGTCGATCGTGGTCTGCGACCTCGACGGCAACCTCGTCGAGGGCGACCTGGCGCCGTCCAGCGACACGGCCGCGCACGCGTACGTCTACCGGCACATGCCGGAGGTCAACGGGGTCGTGCACACCCACTCCACGTACGCCTCGGCATGGGCGGCCCGTGGTGAGGCGATCCCGTGCGTGCTCACCGCGATGGCCGACGAGTTCGGCGGCGAGATCCCCGTCGGGCCGTTCGCGCTCATCGGCAACGACGACATCGGCAAGGGGATCGTCGCGACCCTGACCGGGCACCGTTCCCCCGCCGTGCTGATGCAGAACCACGGCGTGTTCACCATCGGCGGCTCGCCGAAGGCGGCCGTCAAGGCCGCCGTGATGTGCGAGGACGTCGCCCGCACCGTGCACATCTCCCGGCAGCTCGGCGAACCCCTGCCGATCGCCCAGGGTGACATCGACCGCTTGTACGACCGCTATCAGAACGTCTATGGACAGAGGAGTCACCTGTGA